The DNA window gactctctctgtatatataatatatactgtataggtgactctctctctctgtatatattatatatactgtataggtgactctctctctctgtatatattatatatactgtataggtgactctctctctctgtatatattatatatactgtataggtgactctctctgtatatactgtataggtgactctctctctctgtatatataatatatactgtataggtgactctctctgtatatattatatatactgtataggtgactctctctgtatatattatatatactgtatatgtgactctgtatatattatatatactgtataggtgactctggaGGAGTGGGCAGTCCTATAAAGCAGACCACCCTGCATTTTGCTCCTGCAGCCGATGAATGCCTGTGGGGGGAAGTGTAGGGGAAGCGGGCATTCGGTAGCTGCAGGAgcaaaatacatacatacaaaatatatacagtacattggcCCCCAGTATGTGTATGAATGGGAGTTAGGGAGCTCCTCGGGGGCGGGGACTGGTGTGATGGAAATCGATGACTGATCATTATCATATGGCCTACCTGTTGGATTGGCTTCTGCagactcctcccctccccctgatACCTGCAGGTTTCCTACCAATCCCCTGGACAGGTTTGTTGGTGGCGGGGGGGGTCCTCTGGGCTTGTGGAGACACCAATGACACAGCGAGACCCTTTATCTCCATAGCAACAGCGACCCAGAAATTgtggggagcccccccccccccaatctcagcCGTGATTTGTGCCGCTTTTGGTTTGTGGGactctgaatgatgggtgcagctacagacaTGATTCTCCGTAAGAACGATCGTtctgctgcttgatcgttcttacgggcggcAAGAGGggtcgtctctctctctccccccgccccctccggtgcttctaccgactcaccgcctGCGATCGTGAGTCTGAGAACGGATCCGCTGGCCTCCGGATGTTTACCGTAGAGATTTCcagtggaccagatggtcgccggagtctgtATGATCCTCGGAAGGCCGGGGCGCGGTATTATggcgtcacgcccggcctctgcattaaaaaaaaaatggcgccgaCTCGGCTGGgaaacagatctttttttatttcaggcttcccagcctaggaggtgagatgtgggggtcTTATGGACCCCCCCCAGGTCTCAgtgtaaagagggcctgtcatgtcttattcctattacaagggatgtttacatttctagtacaggaaaacctcggattgcgaggataatccgttccagaaacacgcttgtaatccaaagcgcttgtacATCAAAGCAttgtttttacagggtataaaagagaagagaggcacctctaccgtgtttccccgaaaataagcccgggtcttatattaattttggcaacaatggacacagtagggcttatttttggggtaggtcttaccatgtaatgtgccgtcttctctcccccctctctctctctctgcctgacaggaatccccagtgtagactgagttaaaatgcttgtacaatcctataatacactctattacagtagtatataatgtacaatgtgtgtttctgtaatataattgtgccaaataccttcgttatagcgcttctgtgacccgccggagctctcttccctgcaattatattacagaaacacaaatattgaacattatatactactgtaatagagtggattatagaatgttacaaacattttaaactagggcttattttcggggtagggcttatattgcagccctcctggaaaataacgctaggtcttattttcagggaaacacggtaagtgtagcaataaggctGCATTGTCGCCTGAAGctcgctggaggggaaaaaatccattattctctatggagacggttcacatctccactccaaaacgcctgacgccgaacgcctgaagctcaaacaagttccggacccttttttgtcgctcgaattgagcgtatttgggcgtttttctattttttaacattggtgaccctagacctgtccaaaatcgcggtaaaaagcgCTGCGACAAATCGTGGTCcgtagctccgtgaccgtgggacccgatcgccgctggagtcccgcgatcggtccccatgtaaacacagcttccccgttcttcattgcgtcatcgatcgtgtgttgccTTATataatagggggacacaatcaatgacgtcacacctacagccacacccccctacagttagaaaacacagatgaggtcacacttaaccccttcatcgcccccttgtggtcaacttccaaactgcaattgtcattttcacaataaacaatgcaatttaaatgcattttttgctgtgaaaatgacaatggtcccaaaaatgtgtcaaaattgtccgaagtgtccgtcataatgtcgcagtcacgaaaaaaaaaacgctgatcgccaccattagtagtacaaaaaaaataattaataaaaatgcaataaaactatcccctattttgtaaatgctacaaattttgtgcaaaaccaaccgataaacgcttattgcgatttttttttaccaaaaataggtagaagaatacgtatcggcctaaactgaggaaaataatgttttatatgttttttggggatatttattatagaaaaaagtaaaaaatattgaatttttttcaaaattgccgctctatttttgtttatagcgcaaaaaataaaaaccgcagaggtgatcaaataccaccaaacgaaagctctatttgtggggaaaaaaggacgccaattttgtttgggagccacgtcacacgaccgcgccattgtcagttaaagccacgtagtgccgaatcgcaaaaactggccaggtcctttagctgcattttggtccggggattaagtggttaagaccctgATGAAGCGCCTGGAACACTCACGAGGGTGTTATGAAGGTCGCACTGGTAGAGGAGCTTCCAGGTTTATTCTTGGTGATATTTATGACCAGAAATCTTCAAAAATGTTCCCAGGTATTTCTCCTCTATGGTTTCGGGGttgtggatgggggaggggggggacaccccTTCATATCTGATGGACATGCCCCAAGCTTAGACGGTTCTGGGGGCGTGTCCACGCTGATATATTCAGTCGCAATGGTTAATATCGCGAGGGACGCCTCCCACCCATCTCCCAGAAgaaccccgggggggggggggggggaacactcaTTCATCAGTCAGAACATCAGAGGATGAAAAGTAACAATGGTGATTTATTGATACACAAGAAACCGTTACAGACGGACGGCGGCGGGAGAGACGCCCCAAATCCTTCACCTTCCTCTCCTCAGCACCCGTACTTCTCCTTCAACTCCTCCACAAACTTTATGTACTGAGCGCGAGCGTCTTCCTGGCTGATCCCTGCAACAAAATAAATCGCGTCATTCATCGGTCAGAACCCCGGGAAGACGCCTCCCACCCATCTCCAGGGACGACGCCTTCCACTCCCACCCATCTCCGGGAAGGCACCTCCCACCCATCTCCTGCAAGGCGCCTCCCACCCATCTCCCGCAAGGCGCCTCCCACCCATCTCCCGGGAAGACGCCTCCCACCCATCTCCCGGGACGACGCCTCCCACTCCCACCCATCTCCCGGGACGACGCCTCCCACTCCCACCCATCTCCCGGGACGACGCCTCCCACTCACCCACCCATCTCCTCAGTTGAACGCGCCAGTAGACGACATCCAGAGATATACGGAATCCTAATTTCCTTTATATTTTTAGCGGCCAAGTCAACCATCGCCGCGGCTTGGAGGAGTCTTGTGGTGGATTTGGCCCCCCGCAGAAGAGCAAGTCGATTTGGATTACGCTTATTAGAAAAATTGTGAGCGTCCGACGGGATATAAACACTTTCTGATAAGTGAGCCGGGCTTCCATATCTTATTTACCAAtagagtggaacctcggattgcgaggataatccgttccaggagaacgctcgcaatccaaagcactcgcatatcaaagcgagtttgcccatagaagtcaatggaaacgaaaataattcatTCTGCGttcacttcaatggcatgcaataccgcatgtggccagaggcggcggagagcctcggaaacgcctGAGGACAGTTCGACTGACCTCGGCCAAACTCCATTcacaagcctttccgaggtttgctgaggccagccgaactgtcctcaggcctttccgaacgtcgccgttcggctccagcatcccccctcccccaagtcaGGCCGAACATTGTACTGCACAccgatttggcctgaatcctTCTCGTATTCTGAGACACTCGCAAAGTTAGGATTTCAGGAAATGCACAGCGCTCGTTAccccgcaatccgaggttccactctaCAGGATGTCCAATGGACATGCGATGTGCGATCGGCGGGGGAAACTTTGATGGACAACATTTTCGCTTTCACCCCCCCCTTAGGGTCACACCCTTGTTGATGGATAAAAATGTGATGATGGTTTTCTATTTTGTAATTCTCTAGAAATTTCCTTTTTTGTTGAAAAACCAATGAAGACGATTGAAACAGAAACTCTTCGCAGTCCTCAAATTTCCTCATCAGACGTCTCCAATGATGCGCCACCCGATGGCCGCTCGGTGTGCCGATCCTGCAGACTTCTGGGAGACGCGACACAAGCATctcaggaggctgcaggacccgaCGCTCATTCTGGCCCAAGCtccaaagatataataaaatgttaccCCCCCGAGCAATTCTGattggggagggaggagctccacTTTTTACCCGGGTGTCAGGAGGCCACATTCGGTGTTCAGATCCGAGAGAGGCCCCCGAAAAAACAGTTCCAGGGAAAAGAGACCAACATTGGAATCCAGACTTCTTCAGAGGTCCGTCTGCTCACATGCCCCATGTGGGTGGTGAAGAATCAGTTCCACCATTCTACGCAATGCGTGACCTCTGGCTCCTCCCTGGTGGTGGATGGAAGCCTCTGTCCTGGGGCATGGTCCGAATTCTGGTCAGATGACCTCACAGAAAAAGAAAAgctccaccaatgaaggggcagaggAGTTCCAGTATTTATCAGCGAATTAGATCCCTCCAATAACTCCACTTTACCTGAGAGAGGCCCTaggaccccctcccccagcctgATAGGCCGCTGCCACCCACCATGACTACCTACCCACCATGACTACCTACCCACCATGACTACCTACCCACCATGACTACCTACCCACCATGACTACCTACCCACCATGACTACCTACCCACCATGACTACCTACCCATCATGACTACCTACCCACCATGACTACCTACCCACCCAACAAGCCTGGTCCTGCTGATCCGGAGTACGAGACGATCCACACACTGAGAGACCcaacactgcggtatatgtcagcgctatataataataaaaagactgtgggggaggggacattagagtgtaagctcctctgtacagagactgatgtgatgtgtggggggaggggacattagagtgtaagttcctctgtacagagactgatgtgatgtggggggaggggacattagagtgtaagctcctctgtacagagactgatgtgatgtggggggaggggacattagagtgtaagctcctctgtacagagactgatgtgatgtgggggggaggggacattagagtgtaagctcctctgtacagagactgatgtgatgtggggggaggggacattagagtgtaagctcctctgtacagagactgatgtgatgtggggggaggggacattagagtgtaagctcctctgtacagagactgatgtgatgtggggggaggggacattagagtgtaagctcctctgtacagagactgatgtgactgtggggggggaggggacattagagtgtaagctcctctgtacagagactgatgtgatgtgggggtgaggggacattagagtgtaagctcctctgtacagagactgatgtgatgtggggggaggggacattagagtgtaagctcctctgtacagagactgatgtgatgggtgggggaggggacattagagtgtaagctcctctgtacagagactgatgtgatgtggggggaggggatattagagtgtaagctcctctgtacagagactgatgtgatgtggggggaggggacattagagtgtaagctcctctgtacagagactggtgtgatgtgggggaggggacattagagtgtaagctcctctgtacagagactgatgtgatgtgggggggaggggacattagagtgtaagctcctctgtacagagactgatgtgatgtgggggggaggggacattggagtgtaagctcctctgtacagagactgatgtgactgtgggggggaggggacattagagtgtaagctcctctgtacagagactggtgtgatgtgggggaggggacattagagtgtaagctcctctgtacagagactgatgtgactgtgtggggggggaggggacattagagtgtaagctcctctgtacagagactgatgtgatgttgggggaggggacattagagtgtaagctcctctgtacagagactgatgtgatgtgggggggaggggacattagagtgtaagctcctctgtacagagactgatgtgatgtgggggggaggggacattagagtgtaagctcctctgtacagagactgatgtgactgtgtgggggggaggggacattagagtgtaagctcctctgtacagagactgatgtgatgtgggggggaggggacattagagtgtaagctcctctgtacagagactgatgtgatgtggggggggaggggacattagagtgtaagctcctctgtacagagactgatgtgatgtggggggaggggatattagagtgtaagctcctctgtacagagactgatgtgatgtggggggtgaggggacattagagtgtaagctcctctgtacagagactgatgtgactgtggggggggcggggacattagagtgtaagctcctctgtacagagactgatgtgatgtggggggaggggatattagagtgtaagctcctctgtacagagactgatgtgactgtgggggaggggacattagagtgtaagctcctctgtacagagactgatgtgatgtgggggggaggggacattagagtgtaagctcctctgtacagagactgatgtgatgtggggggaggggacattagagtgtaagctcctctgtacagagactgatgtgatgtgtgggggaggggacattagagtgtaagctcctctgtacagagactgatgtgatgtgggggaggggacattagagtgtaagctcctctgtacagagactgatgtgatgtgggggggaggggacattagagtgtaagctcctctgtacagagactgatgtgatgtgggggggaggggacattagagtgtaagctcctctgtacagagactgatgtgatgtggggggaggggacattagagtgtaagctcctctgtacagagactgatgtgatgtgggggggaggggacattagagtgtaagctcctctgtacagagactgatgtgatgtggggggaggggacattagagtgtaagctcctctgtacagagactgatgtgatgtggggggaggggacattagagtgtaagctcctctgtacagagactgatgtgattggctcagtgatctctgtacagcgctgcggtatatgtcagagctatatatatatatatataaataaaaaaataaataaaaactgttgGGAGACATCACATTCACAACAAGAACTCCCCTCCCCCCGTCACATGATTGGAGGAATAAGAAACAAAACTGGAGTCAGAGGATGAAAAGTAACAATGGCGATTTATTGATACATAAGAAACCGTTACAGACGCGGACGGACGGCGGCGGGAGAGACGCCCCAAATCCTTCACCTTCCTCTCCTCAGCACCCGTACTTCGCCTTCAACTCCTCCACAAACTTTATGTACTGAGCGCGAGCGTCTTCCTGGCTgatccctgcaacaaaaataaatTGCGTCATTCATCGGTCAGAACCCCCGCAAGACGCCTCCCACTCCCACCCATCTCCCGGGAAGACGCCTCCCACCCATCTCCTGGAAGACGCCTCCCACCCATCTCCTGGAAGACGCCTCCCACAAGACGCCTCCCACCCATCTCCGGGAAGACGCCTCCCACCCATCTCCCGAAAAGACGCCTCCCACCCATCTCCTGGAAGACGCCTCCCACAAGACGCCTCCCACCCATCTCCGGGAAGACGCCTCCCACCCATCTCCGGGAAGACGCCTCCCACCCATCTCCGGGAAGACGCCTCCCACCCATCTCCCGGAAGACGCCTCCCACCCATCTCCGGGAAGACGCCTCCCACCCATCTCCGGGAAGACGCCTCCCACCCATCTCCTGGAAGACGCCTCCCACCCATCTCCTGGAAGACGCCTCCCACCCATCTCCTGGAAGACGCCTCCCACCCATCTCCTGGAAGACGCCTCCCACCCATCTCCTGGAAGACGCCTCCCACAAGACGCCTCCCACCCATCTCCCGAAAAGACGCCTCCCACCCATCTCCCGAAAAGACGCCTCCCACCCATCTCCTGGAAGACGCCTCCCACAAGACGCCTCCCACCCATCTCCGGGAAGACGCCTCCCACCCATCTCCGGGAAGACGCCTCCCACCCATCTCCGGGAAGACGCCTCCCACCCATCTCCGGGAAGACGCCTCCCACCCATCTCCGGGAAGACGCCTCCCACCCATCTCCGGGAAGACGCCTCCCACCCATCTCCGGGAAGACGCCTCCCACCCATCTCCGGGAAGACGCCTCCCACCCATCTCCGGGAAGACGCCTCCCACCCATCTCCGGGAAGACGCCTCCCACCCATCTCCGGGAAGACGCCTCCCACCCATCTCCGGGAAGACGCCTCCCACCCATCTCCTGGAAGACGCCTCCCACCCATCTCCTGGAAGACGCCTCCCACCCATCTCCTGGAAGACGCCTCCCACCCATCTCCTGGAAGACGCCTCCCACCCATCTCCGGGAAGACGCCTCCCACCCATCTCCTGGAAGAGGCCTCCCACAAGACGCCTCCCACTCCCACCCATCTCCCGCGAAGAACCCCGGGGGGACACTCATTCATCAGTCAGAACACCGATCACCCGTACAGGCGCCACCCCATGcatcacccaggcgccacaggctCCACCCCATGGACACGTGTACAGTGATAGGCTCGCTACCTTACCCTGAAGTCTGCATGGAGCATGAATCCATGTTACAGTCATCCCCTTCCATACCGGTTTGCTGttaggggggggtggggtggggattGGTGCTCTCTGCCCACAGACACTCCCACCACTTCCTCTCTCTCcgcccagccacaccccccaccCCTCGTCCCCTCTCCACTCATTGGACAAACAAACAGTCACCACACTCGGCTGAACAGATcggagggtgggggaggggcagtTATTATATTTTACACTTCAGTTCCGATTTCTAATCTCCCAACAATCCGGATCCACGTACAATACAGGCCACACCCCCAGCGCTCACCTTTCTTGGTCTCCCAGGCGTCCCACTTGGCTTTTCCTTTGAAGTCCAACATTCCCGGCCGAGCTGCAAGAGGAAGaagatcatc is part of the Rana temporaria unplaced genomic scaffold, aRanTem1.1, whole genome shotgun sequence genome and encodes:
- the DBI gene encoding acyl-CoA-binding protein isoform X8 codes for the protein MTQADFDKAAEEVKKLKQTPSDEEMLKTYALYKQATVGDVNTARPGMLDFKGKAKWDAWETKKGISQEDARAQYIKFVEELKEKYGC
- the DBI gene encoding acyl-CoA-binding protein isoform X4 — its product is MTQADFDKAAEEVKKLKQTPSDEEMLKTYALYKQATVGDVNTARPGMLDFKGKAKWDAWETKKGISQEDARAQYIKFVEELKAKYGC